One Gemmatimonadota bacterium genomic region harbors:
- a CDS encoding proline dehydrogenase family protein: protein MSRFFFLARRFVAGESLEAAVEVVRELNGAGLDVTLNMLGEGTRDRAGAEHAVRQYLVVLDLIRDGALKANISVKLTHLGLDIDEAYCVDNLCRILEAAKERDIFIRLDMEGSPYTQQTLDIFYNLYESHRNAGVVIQAMLLRSPHDIFVLNKIGARVRLCKGSYREPSDLALQRMPNIRGAFLSIAEQLLRDGHYPAFATHDDYLIKGVARYAERLEVPRDGFEFQMLYGLRPRYQREMRRQGYRMRIYVPFGTEWMPYFYRRLRERRENVWFVLRNLLRR, encoded by the coding sequence ATGAGCCGGTTCTTTTTCCTCGCCAGGAGATTCGTCGCGGGGGAATCTCTCGAAGCCGCGGTCGAAGTCGTCCGGGAGTTGAACGGCGCGGGACTCGACGTCACGTTGAACATGCTCGGCGAAGGAACCCGGGATCGGGCCGGGGCCGAGCACGCGGTCCGGCAGTATCTCGTCGTGCTGGACCTGATCCGTGACGGCGCGCTCAAGGCCAATATCTCCGTCAAACTCACCCACCTCGGGCTGGATATAGACGAGGCATACTGCGTAGACAACCTGTGCCGGATCCTGGAAGCCGCGAAGGAGCGGGACATCTTCATCCGGCTGGACATGGAAGGGTCGCCCTATACGCAGCAGACCCTCGACATCTTCTACAACCTGTACGAAAGCCATAGGAACGCCGGCGTGGTGATCCAGGCCATGCTGCTCCGCAGTCCCCACGACATCTTCGTGCTCAACAAGATCGGCGCCCGCGTGCGGCTGTGCAAGGGGTCCTACCGGGAGCCCTCCGACCTGGCCCTGCAGCGGATGCCCAACATACGCGGCGCGTTTCTTTCGATAGCGGAACAGCTCCTGCGGGACGGCCACTATCCCGCTTTCGCGACCCACGACGATTACCTCATCAAGGGCGTCGCGCGGTATGCCGAGCGTCTGGAGGTTCCAAGGGACGGCTTCGAGTTCCAGATGCTGTACGGATTGCGGCCCCGGTACCAGCGGGAGATGCGCAGACAGGGTTACCGGATGCGGATCTACGTGCCCTTCGGCACGGAGTGGATGCCCTACTTCTACCGGCGGCTCCGGGAACGCAGGGAAAACGTATGGTTCGTCCTGCGGAACCTCCTCAGACGCTGA